Proteins encoded together in one Balaenoptera musculus isolate JJ_BM4_2016_0621 chromosome 6, mBalMus1.pri.v3, whole genome shotgun sequence window:
- the PLIN2 gene encoding perilipin-2 isoform X1: protein MASVAVEPQPSVVTRVANLPLVSSTYDLVSSAYISTKDQYPYLKSVCEMAEKGVKTITSVAVTSALPIIQKLEPQIAIANTYACKGLDRIEEKLPILNQPTNQVVANAKGAMTGAKDAVTTTVTGAKDSVASTITGVVDKTKGTVTGSVEKTKSVVSGGINIVLGSRMMQLVSSGVENALTRSELLVDQYFPLTKDELEKEAKKVEGFDPVQKPSYYIRLGSLSTKLRSWAYQQALSRVKEAKQKSQETISQLHSTVNLIEFARKNVHNANQKIQGAQDKLYLSWLEWKRSVGYDDTDESHCAEHIESRTLAIARNLTQQLQTTCHTLLSNIQGLPQNIQDQANHLGVMAGDIYSVFRNVASFKEVSDGLLASSKGQLQKMKESLDDVMDYLVNNTPLNWLVGPFYPQVTESQRAQAQGTARRPGSLSAEHIKPVPVSDAQGSQPDDTSSYVETC from the exons ATGGCATCTGTTGCAGTTGAACCACAGCCG AGTGTGGTGACAAGGGTGGCCAACCTACCCTTGGTGAGCTCCACATATGACCTCGTCTCCTCGGCTTACATCAGTACGAAGGATCAGTATCCCTACTTGAAGTCTGTGTGTGAGATGGCAGAGAAGGGCGTGAAGACCATCACCTCGGTGGCCGTGACGAGTGCTCTGCCAATCATCCAAAAGCTAGAGCCACAAA TTGCCATTGCCAATACCTATGCCTGTAAGGGGCTAGACAGGATTGAGGAGAAACTGCCTATTCTGAATCAGCCAACAAACCAG GTTGTGGCCAATGCCAAAGGAGCTATGACTGGGGCAAAAGATGCTGTGACGACTACTGTGACTGGGGCCAAGGATTCTGTGGCCAGCACAATCACTGGGGTGGTGGACAAGACCAAAGGAACAGTGACCGGCAGTGTGGAGAAGACCAAATCCGTGGTCAGTGGCGGCATTAACATAGTCCTAGGAAGTCGGATGATGCAGCTGGTGAGCAGTGGAGTAGAAAATGCGCTCACCAGATCAGAGCTGCTGGTAGACCAGTACTTCCCTCTCACCAAGGATGAACTAg aaaaagaagccaaaaaaGTGGAAGGATTTGATCCTGTTCAGAAGCCAAGTTATTATATCAGACTGGGATCCCTGTCCACCAAGCTCCGCTCATGGGCCTACCAGCAGGCCCTCAGCAGGGTTAAAGAAGCTAAGCAAAAAAGCCAAGAGACCATTTCTCAGCTCCATTCCACTGTCAACCTG ATTGAATTTGCCAGGAAGAATGTGCATAATGCCAACCAGAAAATTCAGGGCGCTCAGGATAAGCTCTATCTGTCCTGGCTGGAGTGGAAGAGAAGCGTCGGCTATGATGATACAGATGAATCCCACTGTGCTGAG CACATAGAGTCACGTACTCTTGCTATTGCCCGAAACCTGACTCAGCAGCTCCAGACCACGTGCCACACCCTCCTGTCCAACATCCAGGGGTTACCGCAGAACATCCAAGATCAGGCCAACCACTTGGGGGTGATGGCTGGCGACATCTACTCAGTGTTTCGCAACGTTGCCTCCTTTAAGGAAGTGTCTGACGGCCTCCTCGCTTCCAGCAAGGGGCAGCTGCAGAAAATGAAGGAGTCTTTAGATGATGTGATGGATTATCTTGTTAACAACACACCCCTCAACTGGCTGGTAGGTCCCTTTTATCCTCAGGTGACTGAGTCTCAGCGTGCTCAGGCGCAAGGTACAGCCAGGAGGCCCGGCAGCCTGAGCGCAGAACACATTAAACCTGTCCCTGTCAGCGACGCACAGGGCAGCCAGCCAGATGACACCTCCTCTTACGTTGAAACCTGCTAG